The Lewinellaceae bacterium genome has a segment encoding these proteins:
- a CDS encoding TonB-dependent receptor, whose protein sequence is MKWYLTVFVLCCVFVAYGQVVDSLLFNELQEVVISAYLENTPSETSLNIEPLKIEVANRYGSYNLTELLSKTPGVSMLTSGIAISKPVIRGLYGNRILVLLAGLKFDNQQWQEEHGLGLSSFGLSKVELIKGPIGILYGTEAIGGIVNLIEEKRPAPDSRETDFGVHFNSNTLGGTLQAGYKARKGNRWWRIRGAIENHADYSDGNSSRVLNSRFDGYYLKSTFGFERNHWTSSNNFSSSFNRFGFIFNDVYTFITADKRWSRRLNENPAHLVILNIFSSENKISISERSKLEVNFGVQSNERMENEGGGAISLNMHLLTLQNLIKFHYRLNDRNKLIFSNLNVLEDNTNFGARKIVPDAILQESNLSVYLESNPVEGLVIENGLGVGEKFIHTYFTMNVNGPGKEVQPFKKWSDYYNLYSGVTWFPDKHFNVKANFATGVRVANLAELSSNGLHEGIFTYEIGDPHLKNEQIFSLNFYLNFLSRYLDLAFSPFYNFFNGYIYLTPTPEQWFGFPVYRYKQQNATQYGTECSLKFKPLKHLNLALDYSAMMSKTADGNFTPYIPAKKLVTALSGDLGRDKNFSVRFFTNLEYNFAQGNSAPYEIKTPAYGIWNAGISTEILLEDKTWNFGLAFNNILNKAYYDHLSRFKNYGLLNIGRNFSLYCRIKLAHTSS, encoded by the coding sequence ATGAAGTGGTATTTAACGGTTTTTGTTTTATGTTGTGTATTTGTTGCTTACGGACAAGTGGTGGATAGTTTACTCTTCAATGAATTACAGGAAGTCGTCATCAGCGCCTATTTGGAAAATACACCTTCCGAGACCTCACTTAACATTGAACCCCTCAAGATTGAAGTCGCCAATCGATACGGCAGTTATAATTTAACCGAATTGTTATCAAAAACCCCTGGGGTGAGTATGCTCACCAGCGGGATCGCCATCTCCAAACCGGTGATCAGAGGCCTCTATGGAAACAGGATATTGGTTTTACTGGCAGGGCTGAAATTTGACAACCAGCAATGGCAGGAAGAACATGGCCTGGGACTCTCCTCCTTTGGACTCTCGAAAGTTGAGCTCATCAAAGGACCTATTGGCATCCTTTACGGGACCGAAGCCATTGGAGGCATCGTCAATTTAATCGAAGAAAAAAGGCCGGCTCCGGACTCGAGGGAAACGGATTTTGGGGTGCATTTTAATTCCAATACACTGGGGGGAACCTTGCAGGCAGGATACAAGGCCCGGAAAGGAAACAGGTGGTGGCGCATAAGAGGGGCCATAGAAAATCATGCTGATTATTCCGACGGAAACAGCAGCAGGGTGCTAAATAGCCGCTTTGACGGGTATTACCTCAAATCGACCTTCGGCTTTGAGCGCAACCACTGGACCTCTTCCAATAATTTTTCCAGCTCCTTCAATCGTTTCGGGTTTATTTTTAATGACGTTTATACCTTTATTACTGCGGACAAACGTTGGAGCAGGCGACTCAATGAAAATCCTGCACACCTTGTAATCCTCAATATTTTTTCTTCGGAGAATAAAATTTCCATCAGCGAACGGTCTAAACTGGAGGTGAATTTTGGGGTGCAATCCAATGAACGCATGGAGAACGAGGGCGGGGGGGCCATTAGTCTGAACATGCATTTACTGACCCTTCAAAATCTGATCAAATTTCATTACCGCCTGAATGACCGGAACAAGCTGATCTTTTCCAACCTCAATGTCCTCGAAGACAATACCAACTTCGGTGCCAGGAAAATCGTGCCCGATGCCATACTCCAGGAAAGCAACCTTTCGGTTTACCTTGAAAGCAATCCCGTGGAGGGGTTGGTCATTGAAAACGGACTGGGCGTGGGAGAAAAGTTCATTCATACCTATTTTACTATGAATGTGAACGGGCCGGGCAAAGAGGTTCAGCCTTTTAAAAAATGGTCTGACTATTACAATTTATACAGTGGTGTCACCTGGTTTCCTGACAAGCACTTCAATGTGAAAGCCAATTTTGCCACGGGAGTGAGGGTCGCCAACCTGGCAGAATTATCCTCCAATGGGCTGCATGAAGGCATTTTTACCTATGAAATAGGCGATCCCCATCTGAAAAACGAACAGATCTTTTCGCTTAATTTTTATCTCAATTTTTTAAGCCGTTACCTGGATTTGGCTTTTAGCCCCTTTTACAATTTTTTTAATGGGTACATTTATTTGACGCCGACCCCGGAACAATGGTTCGGATTTCCCGTGTATCGGTATAAACAGCAAAATGCCACCCAATACGGAACGGAATGTTCCCTAAAATTCAAACCACTAAAGCACCTTAATTTAGCATTGGATTATTCGGCTATGATGAGTAAAACCGCGGATGGGAACTTTACGCCTTATATTCCCGCCAAAAAACTTGTTACCGCCTTGTCCGGGGACCTCGGGAGGGATAAAAATTTTTCGGTCCGGTTTTTTACCAACCTGGAATACAATTTCGCTCAGGGCAATTCGGCACCTTATGAAATCAAAACGCCGGCTTATGGCATCTGGAACGCCGGGATATCCACTGAGATTTTGCTGGAGGATAAAACCTGGAACTTTGGACTGGCTTTTAATAATATCCTAAACAAGGCTTATTACGATCATTTATCGAGGTTTAAAAATTATGGTTTATTGAACATCGGGCGTAACTTTTCGCTCTATTGCAGGATAAAATTAGCACACACTTCATCTTAA
- a CDS encoding YceI family protein — MEKRLFSIASTVVLLFSIVLFFTQCNASSDNKTASVDETEAVDTIMPAPITEEPAPEIEEPAPIAEQAAPQTEKITQPAAVTTKKEPQKGGTVKPPSAPVESKPTPVEAPVKTEPVHVVTPPPAPAKVDKPAPPAETAPIQQTTNFTFKANKALIEGTSTLHAWESKITKAEGKGKFQLTGNELTALKDVEIKMAVTGIKSKEGKKMDDKTYETFNSDKNPNIVYSFSSAQVKIDNAKNVTIETSGNLSMAGTTKAVSISARGKELANGDLQLSVSKKIKMTDFKMEPPVMMLGTIKVGDEVTVVFDFVLAKNN; from the coding sequence ATGGAAAAAAGATTATTCTCAATAGCTTCTACAGTTGTCCTTTTATTTTCGATTGTTCTTTTCTTTACGCAGTGCAACGCTTCTTCTGATAACAAAACAGCTTCCGTGGATGAAACAGAGGCTGTGGATACAATAATGCCTGCACCTATTACCGAGGAACCGGCACCCGAAATCGAGGAACCCGCACCCATTGCCGAGCAAGCAGCTCCCCAAACAGAAAAGATAACACAACCTGCCGCGGTGACAACCAAAAAAGAGCCCCAAAAAGGAGGGACCGTCAAGCCGCCCTCCGCTCCAGTGGAATCCAAGCCAACGCCTGTTGAAGCACCTGTAAAAACGGAACCGGTACACGTTGTGACGCCACCTCCGGCACCAGCCAAAGTGGATAAACCGGCCCCACCTGCGGAAACTGCCCCGATTCAGCAAACCACAAATTTTACTTTTAAAGCCAACAAGGCCCTTATCGAAGGGACCTCGACCTTGCATGCATGGGAATCAAAAATTACCAAAGCGGAAGGAAAAGGTAAATTCCAGTTGACTGGGAATGAACTGACAGCCTTAAAAGATGTAGAGATCAAAATGGCCGTGACCGGTATCAAAAGTAAGGAAGGCAAAAAGATGGACGACAAAACCTATGAAACCTTTAATTCGGATAAAAATCCTAACATCGTCTACAGTTTCAGCAGTGCCCAGGTAAAAATTGACAATGCGAAAAACGTTACTATTGAAACGTCCGGAAATCTATCCATGGCGGGTACGACAAAAGCTGTTTCGATTTCAGCACGTGGAAAAGAGTTGGCGAATGGTGATTTACAATTATCTGTTTCCAAAAAAATAAAAATGACCGATTTTAAAATGGAGCCGCCGGTCATGATGCTGGGCACTATTAAGGTCGGGGATGAAGTGACCGTGGTCTTTGATTTTGTGCTGGCAAAAAACAACTAA
- a CDS encoding intradiol ring-cleavage dioxygenase has protein sequence MKYLFLIGFFITLLHFLAGCNGKAINISQKPPPTSTEKHKLVGGGCDGCELMFIGMPANITSVDTSAGWVEKGQKILVTGTVFKIDGNTPAPNVVIYYWQTDDNGYYSPKEGMNEAAKRHGHIRGWVKSDEKGRYSIYTIKPRPYPNETMPAHIHISIKEPDIEDEYYIDEFVFDDDKFLTTEKRKALENRGGSGILTVLLKNGLKVAVHNIILGLNIPDYPGSKRH, from the coding sequence ATGAAATACCTTTTTTTAATAGGATTTTTTATAACACTGCTACATTTTTTGGCAGGTTGTAATGGGAAGGCAATAAATATCAGTCAAAAGCCCCCACCCACTTCTACTGAAAAGCATAAACTTGTTGGCGGCGGCTGTGACGGTTGTGAGCTTATGTTTATTGGGATGCCTGCAAATATTACATCCGTGGACACGAGTGCGGGCTGGGTAGAAAAAGGACAAAAAATTTTGGTGACAGGAACTGTGTTCAAAATTGACGGCAATACGCCTGCCCCAAATGTGGTCATTTATTATTGGCAGACAGACGATAACGGTTATTATTCACCCAAAGAGGGCATGAATGAAGCCGCAAAACGACACGGGCATATTCGTGGGTGGGTAAAATCTGATGAGAAGGGTAGGTATTCCATTTACACCATTAAACCCAGGCCTTATCCAAATGAAACGATGCCCGCACATATACATATTTCAATAAAAGAGCCTGATATTGAGGATGAATATTATATTGATGAGTTTGTTTTTGATGATGATAAATTTTTGACAACAGAGAAAAGGAAGGCGCTTGAAAATCGCGGCGGTAGTGGTATTTTAACCGTTTTATTAAAAAATGGGTTGAAAGTTGCAGTACACAATATTATTTTAGGGTTAAATATCCCTGATTATCCTGGATCAAAAAGGCACTAA
- a CDS encoding T9SS type A sorting domain-containing protein, protein MKNLSFISLLLILGTACNQVNLNPEVLSKPDGYEGAQEEEMQKDSLREIYLKEVYFAAEGTNVDSIRSINRQNNYRQKQVMRSQTAFRSGETFANGLIEATWHERGPVNEAGDMREVDFLPSTEAIYGISTVGHLWKGNLNGLTWKLLNDDIQFEPDEIEVVPHNGGTRIFAIFGTGVDDKKIRYSDDEGQTWTTGTGFSFYDHWGRGRRLLTLSDNQTLYYLVNTWSGNPWGSVVQLYKTTNKGVSYTKVWQSSTGYAGNSDEVDLWKPYDSDQMYLIDNKTQQFYEVTHNFGNGATTISSPVAYGSQGVATGAIHVSGRYNSTLGDYELFICLGANNNVYKTVNGATWTFLSTASTNVWRKGWLADPDNNNLYAGGFQLNKTSNGVNWAEQYAQWWEYYKNTPTQKDSMHVDIMNLDYFKKSNGTPFIIILNHAGIHVTYDHFVTTKNLGLNDLNDVTLYDQTTASDGFLYCGAQDKGNFKYGGNSTANFNQLSTDNMSTADGMLGVFFNSDQSFYAMIQNGTLFCFKDRNVNSYSSYTIPGTDKPGWINPMVATADFADHKAYVAGGNLSGGSGSYLITADVNISGGVTWQNTQFNYNFMAYSNDGVSVIKAIGVSFADPNRIYVSTKDATFFSSANAGTSWTKHTMAGLSATMIPWDIITSATNADEVFICGTGFSNPGVYRSMDGGATFSVLGGNLPSATFYEIALSDTEEYLFAATSEGPYVYAFATATWYSLIGAETPIVDFNTVDNLGDNIIRFGTYGRGVWDLELNNVVLPVELVSFTAKPFEHSKARLNWATARETNLENFTLEHSADGTDFTVMGMVVAEGNFSGAAYQFIHEDPQPGKNFYRLKMTDINGTADYSTIETVDIEIPAQPFRLYPNLVAQNGMLHIVPGDTTPFIFEVYSVKGQRVFKQKMAGTNIIQADFPVGFYVYRMSAGQSMVTGKLVVD, encoded by the coding sequence ATGAAAAACCTGTCTTTCATTTCCCTGCTTTTGATTCTTGGAACAGCATGTAATCAAGTCAACCTAAATCCGGAGGTCCTTTCCAAACCCGATGGCTACGAAGGCGCGCAGGAAGAGGAAATGCAAAAAGACTCGCTCCGGGAAATTTATCTGAAAGAAGTTTATTTTGCCGCTGAAGGGACCAATGTGGACTCCATCCGATCTATCAACCGGCAAAACAATTACCGGCAAAAACAGGTGATGCGGTCGCAAACCGCCTTTCGTTCCGGGGAAACTTTTGCCAACGGGCTGATCGAGGCCACCTGGCATGAAAGAGGGCCTGTCAATGAAGCCGGGGATATGCGTGAGGTGGATTTTTTGCCATCCACGGAGGCGATTTATGGCATTTCCACCGTTGGGCATTTGTGGAAAGGCAATCTAAATGGTCTAACCTGGAAGCTGCTGAACGACGACATTCAATTTGAACCTGATGAAATTGAGGTTGTACCGCATAACGGAGGCACCCGTATTTTTGCCATTTTCGGAACGGGTGTGGACGATAAAAAGATCCGGTACTCCGATGATGAAGGGCAGACCTGGACCACAGGCACCGGCTTCAGCTTCTACGATCATTGGGGCAGAGGCCGCAGGTTGTTAACCCTGAGTGATAATCAAACCCTGTATTACCTGGTAAACACCTGGTCCGGCAACCCCTGGGGCAGCGTAGTCCAATTGTACAAAACCACCAATAAAGGGGTGAGTTATACCAAAGTATGGCAGTCCTCCACGGGGTATGCCGGCAATAGCGATGAAGTGGACCTGTGGAAACCTTATGACTCCGACCAAATGTATCTCATCGACAATAAAACACAGCAATTTTATGAAGTGACCCACAACTTCGGCAACGGAGCCACTACCATTTCCAGCCCTGTGGCTTATGGTTCACAAGGGGTTGCCACCGGGGCGATCCATGTGAGTGGAAGGTATAACAGCACCCTCGGGGATTATGAGCTTTTTATCTGCCTTGGTGCCAATAACAATGTCTATAAAACGGTGAACGGTGCCACCTGGACGTTCCTGAGTACCGCCTCCACGAATGTCTGGCGAAAAGGGTGGCTGGCCGATCCCGACAACAACAATTTGTATGCCGGCGGATTTCAGTTGAACAAAACTTCAAACGGTGTGAATTGGGCAGAGCAATATGCACAATGGTGGGAATATTACAAAAATACACCCACCCAAAAAGACTCTATGCACGTGGATATCATGAACCTGGACTATTTTAAAAAATCCAACGGCACCCCTTTTATCATCATTCTCAACCATGCCGGCATCCATGTGACCTATGACCATTTCGTCACGACAAAAAACCTCGGACTCAACGACCTGAATGATGTGACCCTGTATGACCAAACTACCGCGAGTGACGGATTCCTTTATTGCGGGGCGCAGGATAAAGGCAATTTTAAATACGGGGGCAATTCAACCGCCAATTTCAATCAACTGTCCACCGACAATATGAGTACGGCGGATGGTATGTTAGGTGTTTTCTTTAACAGTGACCAGTCCTTTTATGCGATGATCCAAAATGGTACATTGTTTTGCTTTAAAGACAGAAATGTCAACTCCTATTCCTCCTATACGATTCCGGGGACCGACAAACCGGGCTGGATCAATCCTATGGTGGCCACCGCGGATTTTGCCGACCATAAAGCTTACGTGGCGGGAGGCAATCTTTCAGGAGGCTCGGGGTCATACCTCATTACCGCTGATGTCAATATTTCCGGCGGGGTGACCTGGCAAAACACCCAATTCAATTATAATTTCATGGCTTATTCCAATGACGGTGTATCCGTCATAAAAGCCATTGGGGTTTCCTTCGCAGATCCGAACCGGATTTATGTATCCACCAAGGATGCCACCTTCTTTTCCTCCGCCAATGCCGGTACAAGCTGGACAAAACATACCATGGCCGGACTTTCGGCAACCATGATTCCCTGGGATATCATCACTTCCGCCACCAATGCGGATGAGGTCTTCATTTGTGGTACAGGATTTTCCAATCCGGGTGTATATCGATCTATGGATGGAGGGGCTACTTTCAGTGTGCTGGGGGGAAACCTGCCTTCGGCTACTTTTTATGAAATAGCTCTCTCGGATACCGAGGAATATTTGTTTGCTGCAACATCGGAGGGACCTTATGTTTATGCTTTCGCTACGGCTACCTGGTACAGTTTGATTGGCGCAGAAACGCCCATCGTGGATTTTAACACCGTCGATAACCTGGGCGATAATATCATCCGTTTCGGCACTTACGGCCGGGGCGTTTGGGATCTTGAGCTGAACAATGTGGTGTTACCGGTGGAGCTGGTTTCCTTTACAGCGAAACCTTTTGAGCATTCAAAAGCCCGGTTAAACTGGGCCACAGCGAGAGAAACCAATCTGGAAAATTTTACCTTGGAGCACAGTGCCGACGGAACGGATTTTACCGTTATGGGTATGGTTGTGGCTGAAGGTAATTTTTCCGGTGCGGCGTATCAGTTTATTCACGAAGATCCACAACCTGGTAAAAATTTCTATCGCCTGAAAATGACCGATATCAATGGAACAGCGGATTATTCAACCATAGAAACAGTAGATATTGAAATACCAGCTCAACCATTCAGATTATATCCAAACCTTGTCGCCCAAAACGGCATGCTCCATATAGTGCCGGGGGATACAACACCTTTTATTTTCGAAGTGTATTCCGTCAAGGGGCAACGGGTCTTTAAACAAAAAATGGCGGGGACCAATATTATCCAGGCGGATTTCCCGGTGGGATTTTATGTTTACCGGATGAGTGCCGGGCAAAGCATGGTCACCGGTAAATTGGTGGTGGATTGA
- a CDS encoding CHASE2 domain-containing protein codes for MLFLALFWLSLPRTFGDEAFFIKWTSLVKKSVLGIDHKPDPNSVLYVDVSGSKKLFETPDPFYDELTGYQKKVITNRADLASFLEYLSTYGTDIPIVIMDLLFESPSPDDSLLQAAIDHFPFPIVGARKLMEDGKLSTQVIRMPTGVASYLSAENRFMKYPLFIQDTLPSLPLAALGIANHRTFDRNWLWPRIDKHPSLTDPIIDFKIRPIDLNDGTSARENTYAIRSLGTLLFEQSFWDTTDIKILLKNKVIIIGDFKTDIHQTVFGNIPGPLVLHNAYLTLVEGESLIKLPWLLMLFLLFFWMSRRTYLQEKNKERSKWWQASKTAVGKIMADSIDETFFLAVGTILSYFLFNIHINILILLIYLKIVTYLLKRFIFKPLGAKKNARG; via the coding sequence ATGCTTTTCTTGGCTTTGTTCTGGTTGAGCCTGCCACGTACTTTTGGGGATGAGGCCTTTTTCATAAAGTGGACCAGCCTGGTCAAAAAATCTGTATTGGGGATTGATCATAAACCTGACCCCAATAGTGTGTTATACGTTGACGTTTCGGGAAGTAAGAAGCTCTTTGAAACGCCTGACCCGTTTTACGATGAATTGACAGGATATCAAAAAAAGGTGATTACGAACAGAGCGGATCTGGCTTCGTTTCTTGAATACCTGAGCACTTATGGAACTGACATTCCTATTGTGATCATGGATTTGCTTTTTGAGTCACCCAGTCCTGACGACAGCCTCCTGCAAGCAGCAATTGATCATTTTCCATTTCCGATAGTAGGGGCCCGGAAACTTATGGAAGACGGAAAATTGAGTACGCAGGTGATCAGGATGCCTACGGGAGTCGCCAGTTATCTGAGTGCCGAAAACCGATTTATGAAATATCCTTTATTTATTCAGGATACCTTGCCAAGCCTTCCGCTGGCGGCACTTGGGATAGCGAATCATCGAACCTTTGACCGAAACTGGTTATGGCCCAGGATCGATAAACATCCCAGCCTGACCGACCCGATCATAGATTTCAAGATCAGGCCCATCGATTTAAATGACGGTACCTCGGCAAGGGAAAATACCTACGCCATCCGATCGTTGGGGACCCTGTTGTTTGAACAAAGCTTTTGGGATACCACCGATATCAAAATCCTACTGAAAAACAAAGTCATCATCATCGGTGATTTTAAAACCGATATCCATCAAACCGTTTTTGGCAACATACCCGGCCCGCTTGTGCTTCACAACGCCTATCTTACCCTGGTAGAAGGGGAGAGCTTAATAAAATTGCCCTGGTTATTGATGCTTTTTTTACTTTTCTTCTGGATGTCGAGGCGGACGTATCTTCAGGAGAAAAATAAAGAACGCAGTAAATGGTGGCAGGCCAGTAAAACGGCGGTGGGGAAAATAATGGCAGATAGTATTGACGAAACCTTCTTTTTGGCGGTGGGGACCATTTTATCCTACTTCCTGTTTAACATTCATATCAATATCCTCATTTTATTGATTTATTTAAAAATCGTAACCTATTTATTAAAACGCTTTATCTTTAAACCACTCGGCGCAAAAAAAAATGCTCGAGGTTAA
- a CDS encoding RNA-binding protein, whose translation MNIFVAKLNFDTQEEDLQQAFEAFGQVDSVKIIMDKETGRSKGFGFVEMPNDDEARAAINDLNESELDGRTIVVKKGEPRENRGGGGGNRGGYGGGGNRGGGGGGYGGGGNRGGGGGGYGGGGKRY comes from the coding sequence ATGAATATTTTTGTAGCAAAGTTAAATTTTGACACACAGGAAGAGGATTTACAACAAGCATTCGAAGCATTTGGCCAGGTTGATTCTGTAAAAATTATCATGGATAAAGAAACAGGTCGCTCAAAAGGTTTTGGTTTCGTCGAAATGCCAAACGACGACGAGGCAAGAGCAGCCATCAATGACCTCAACGAATCAGAATTGGATGGAAGAACTATCGTAGTGAAGAAAGGTGAACCCCGTGAAAATCGCGGCGGTGGCGGTGGAAACCGTGGCGGTTACGGCGGCGGCGGAAATCGTGGCGGCGGCGGCGGTGGTTACGGCGGCGGTGGAAATCGTGGCGGCGGCGGTGGTGGTTACGGCGGCGGCGGCAAAAGATATTAA
- a CDS encoding methyltransferase domain-containing protein yields the protein MTNAEKQIMTSLAWFRTRYALFLDLDLNRPANKENIESFGQAWIGDFKDDWSGAFESLIEKDILALKEEEYVFTEKGEKLSKEVEAEIPFFRYEYDNFFNLEQKSEAHKQFCREVYGMDLAQHGLIDADELSFLVEKLKTAGPQSILDIGCGNGKITEHLSSEIEGHFTGMDISNEAIILANHRTRNSEKLHFEVGNMNHLNLPQKYDAILFLDTLYYADNMEALLKTCLSALNENGKIYAYFSQWIMDREYSEYLAPENTGLARVLKNLPADYDYVDLTASGLRHWKRKLEVLEKMKPAFLEENNEALWQYRYREANRYANWGDDKYSRYLYEVKNS from the coding sequence ATGACTAATGCTGAAAAACAGATTATGACCAGTTTGGCCTGGTTCAGAACCCGGTATGCCCTTTTTCTTGACCTGGATCTAAACAGACCAGCCAATAAAGAGAACATCGAATCTTTCGGGCAGGCCTGGATCGGAGATTTTAAAGACGATTGGTCCGGCGCTTTTGAATCCCTTATCGAAAAAGATATCCTGGCCTTGAAGGAGGAGGAATATGTTTTTACCGAAAAAGGGGAAAAGCTGAGTAAGGAAGTCGAAGCAGAGATTCCCTTTTTCCGGTACGAATACGACAATTTCTTTAACCTCGAGCAAAAGAGCGAAGCCCATAAACAATTTTGCAGGGAAGTTTACGGAATGGATCTGGCCCAACATGGCCTTATTGATGCCGATGAATTGTCATTCCTGGTCGAAAAACTAAAAACAGCCGGTCCTCAATCCATACTGGACATAGGCTGTGGGAACGGGAAAATAACCGAACATCTGTCCTCCGAAATCGAGGGCCATTTCACCGGAATGGATATTTCAAATGAAGCGATAATCCTGGCCAACCACAGAACCCGGAACAGCGAAAAACTACATTTTGAAGTGGGCAATATGAACCATCTGAACCTGCCCCAAAAATATGACGCCATACTGTTTTTGGATACCCTGTATTATGCGGATAACATGGAAGCACTGCTTAAAACCTGTTTGTCCGCCTTAAACGAAAATGGGAAAATCTACGCTTATTTCTCCCAATGGATCATGGACAGGGAGTATTCCGAATACCTGGCTCCTGAAAATACCGGCCTGGCTCGCGTATTAAAGAATCTTCCAGCTGATTATGATTACGTGGATCTTACCGCCTCCGGGCTGCGCCACTGGAAACGAAAATTGGAAGTACTGGAAAAGATGAAACCGGCATTTTTAGAGGAAAATAATGAAGCATTATGGCAATACCGCTACAGAGAAGCCAACCGGTACGCCAACTGGGGAGATGATAAATATTCAAGATATCTTTATGAGGTAAAAAATTCATAG
- a CDS encoding GNAT family N-acetyltransferase, protein MVKKDHIRLFKTEEKDLNVFFQFQLDEEARYMAAFMPKDSGDITAYMEKWKKILADPEINMCTIKVDGEITGSISKFVMEGEAEITYWIDRKFWGQGIATTAMKAFLEMEKTRPIFGRVAFDNYGSQKVLEKGGFKKIGVDKGFANARQAEIVEFIYKLDA, encoded by the coding sequence ATGGTAAAAAAAGACCATATCCGCCTGTTTAAAACAGAAGAAAAAGATTTAAATGTTTTTTTCCAATTCCAGCTGGATGAAGAAGCCAGGTATATGGCAGCTTTCATGCCAAAAGATTCAGGCGATATAACCGCCTACATGGAAAAATGGAAAAAAATTTTGGCCGATCCTGAAATTAACATGTGCACTATAAAAGTGGATGGTGAGATTACAGGAAGTATTTCGAAATTTGTAATGGAGGGGGAAGCTGAAATTACCTATTGGATAGATCGTAAGTTTTGGGGGCAAGGCATTGCTACAACGGCCATGAAGGCTTTCCTGGAAATGGAAAAAACGCGGCCGATTTTCGGTCGAGTCGCATTTGACAACTACGGCTCCCAAAAAGTATTGGAGAAAGGCGGGTTTAAAAAAATCGGTGTCGATAAAGGTTTTGCCAATGCCCGACAAGCTGAAATTGTGGAGTTTATTTATAAATTAGATGCTTGA
- a CDS encoding NAD(P)-binding domain-containing protein — translation MGKEQYSTVIIGAGQAGLSAAYYLSKINDDFIVLDEASRPGDSWRKRWDSLRLFTPAQHDGLPGLPFPAKRGALPTKDEMADYLSDYVGKFSLNVQSDTKVSALKKTSEGYEVETSRGKFYADHVIVATGTNPHAYIPAFASEIDKSIAQIHSSKYKNPQSFPGTQTLVAGAGTSGVEIAIELSESRPTLISGRGTPHIPDFIFRYFGRPYWWFAHNILTLKTPIGRKVGPIIKSSGGPLISVSMQEVKEAGVEQLPRVKGVQDGKPQLEDGRILSVDSIVWATGYKPDFSWIKLEVTDASGWPETNRGLSKKFAGLYFVGMMFQYGLTSGLVGGVGRDAAFVVNHLRKMKHQVLPTGGA, via the coding sequence ATGGGGAAAGAACAATATAGTACAGTCATTATTGGAGCGGGACAGGCTGGGCTCTCTGCAGCCTATTATTTGAGTAAAATAAATGATGATTTCATCGTATTGGATGAAGCAAGCCGGCCGGGGGATTCCTGGCGAAAAAGATGGGATTCCCTTCGCCTTTTTACTCCGGCCCAACATGACGGTCTGCCGGGATTACCGTTTCCTGCCAAACGCGGGGCGCTACCCACCAAAGATGAAATGGCAGATTACCTGTCGGACTATGTGGGTAAATTTTCGTTGAATGTTCAATCCGATACGAAAGTCAGTGCCTTGAAAAAAACTTCAGAAGGGTACGAAGTGGAGACCTCCAGGGGCAAATTTTACGCTGATCATGTCATTGTGGCTACGGGCACCAATCCGCATGCCTACATTCCGGCCTTTGCTTCGGAGATCGACAAAAGCATCGCCCAGATCCATTCGTCAAAATACAAAAATCCGCAATCCTTTCCCGGCACCCAAACGCTGGTGGCCGGCGCAGGCACCTCGGGCGTGGAGATCGCCATAGAACTTTCCGAAAGCAGGCCTACCCTGATTTCCGGTCGGGGCACGCCGCATATTCCTGATTTTATTTTTCGTTATTTTGGAAGACCCTATTGGTGGTTTGCCCATAATATACTGACCCTAAAAACCCCAATCGGACGCAAAGTCGGGCCCATCATCAAAAGCAGCGGCGGACCACTGATCAGCGTGTCCATGCAAGAGGTAAAGGAAGCCGGTGTTGAACAATTGCCACGTGTAAAGGGGGTGCAGGACGGAAAACCCCAATTGGAGGATGGCCGCATATTATCGGTGGATTCTATCGTCTGGGCAACGGGTTATAAACCGGATTTCTCCTGGATCAAACTGGAGGTCACCGATGCCAGCGGCTGGCCGGAAACCAACCGTGGCCTTTCCAAAAAATTCGCGGGCCTGTATTTTGTCGGCATGATGTTCCAGTATGGTTTGACCTCCGGCCTTGTCGGTGGTGTGGGCAGGGATGCGGCCTTTGTGGTAAACCATTTGCGAAAGATGAAACACCAGGTATTGCCGACAGGCGGGGCATAA